CCCTCCTCGTGAGCGGTAAAGCGAGTGCCCTGGTACGAAACCGGCAACTGTTCACGCTCGACACGCGTACTGGGGTGCGGCACGTGCTGGTCACGGCCCTCAATCTGCGCGGCGTCCAGCCCAGCCCGGACGGAAGGTGGGTGGCGTATGCCATCACCTTCGATCGTGTCGACCGCAACGGGATGTTCGTCCAGCCGACCGGTGGAGGGGCGGCCCGCAAACTCGCCTGGTTCGGCTCCTACCAGTGGCGAGACGCAGGCCACCTGCTGTATATCCCGCTCACGATGAACGCTGCGACGCATATCGTGTGGCAGTACGACCTGAACAGCAACCGGTCGCGTCCACTGCTCGATCTGGGAACCAAGGTGCAGTCGGATCAGTGGCAGGTGTCGCCGGACGGGGCGAAGGTAGCGTTCCGGCGGGCGGGGGACAGCAATCTGTACGTGGCCAAGCTGCCGTGAGTGTTGGTCTTCGGACGACATTTTGTTCGGTACGTTCCTGAACACCACGGTCTTCCTGTGCAGTCGGGGCGTACGGTAAGCGCGTCTGTGCGTGAACGGGGCACCGAATGCCTAAGGGTGACCCAGTTTTGCGTAGAGAACATACGCCTTGATTATAAGAGGCACCATCATAACGACCCGAAACGTCCACACCACCGAATTCAAACGCGATGCTGCGCCGCTCGCCTGAGCAAGCAGCAACGTTTCCGGCACCGCCCGAGATCTGGGGATCCATGTCTCCCTGCGTCGCAAGTGGATCACGGCGGAGCAGCAGGACGGCCAGGCAGCGTTCCCTGGTCAGGATCAACAGGTCTTGAGCGCGGATAACAAGAGATTCGTCAGCTTCACCAGAAAGTCGAAATCCTGCGCCAGGAGCGGGAACTACTAGCTAGGGTGTCCCCGAGTCAATGTCAACTCCCTGGGATTGCTGTCTGATGTGTTGAGCCAGAGCCGTCCTGGGCATGAACAACGTCGTCCCGGTATGGCCTTCCAGACTTCACCACGTCCAAACCAGTTCTCAGCAGCTTGCGACCCAGCGCGATCAAGGCCACCTTCGATGGTTTCCCCCGCCGTTTGGGATCTCTATCATCCGTCCGCATTCGACGATGGGATGTTGACGCTCCCAGCGCGGACAACTACGCAATCCTCCGTAAGCGGGCATTCCCCGTTGTTGAGATGCCGCCTCTGCCATTCTAGGCTCCCGACTGGTGTGGAGAAGGGTCCATCCCTGCAGCCGCAGAGATTTCGGCGCCTGTTTCGAGTCGATGGAAGCCTGCCGTTTCTGTCAGAATCGTCAGGGCCGATGTAAACGCGAATCCTGGCACGGAGCACAGCAACTGACGTTGCTGTGTGAGCGGTGGGTCAGCGTCCACCAGTGCGTGCAGTGCCGTCTCCAATGCCACCAACTGCTGATTGAGCAGATTCGAGCGTTGCTGCGACAGCGTCACCACCGCGGCACACGCATGGTGGGTATCTCACATCCATAGACACCAGCCCACCCGGCCTCACAGACCAAGCAACAGGAAAGAGGGGAGAGGGCAGAACATCCCAGGTAGCTCTTCTTAACGGGCAGGCCACCCACACAACACCGTCCGGGGACCCTGTGCCTGTCCTCTCGCTGGACAGGCACCACGCAACAATCATGGTCCGTGCGCAGCACCACGTTCAGTCGCGCCCGAGGCGGGAAAGATGGCGGTGAAGGTCCTGCCGCGTTCCGGCTGTGACTGCACCGTGATCTGCCCGCCGAACTGACTCTCCATGATGTCGTGAATGATCGACAGCCCCAGCCCCGTGCCCTTCCCGACACCTTTGGTGGTGAACATCGGCTCGAAAATCCGGGCCATCACCTCCGGCGACATGCCGTGGCCATTGTCCTCCACCTCCACCCGCAGTGGGTCGGTGCCACTGAGCCGCACCAGCACCCGCCCCCGTCCAGGCTGGCCTTCACAGGCATGAATGGCGTTGATCACCACATTGGTCAGGACCTGCGTGAACCGCCCTGGGTCACCGGTCAGGACCACCGCGTTCCTCGGCTGTTCGAGTTCCAGCGCCACACCTGCCGACCGGGCCTCATGCGCGACCATCGCCAGGGTATCGGACGCCAGCCGGAACACATCGAAGGTCGACGTGCCGCTAGCACTGTTGCGGGTGTGGCCGCGCATCTGCCGGATGAACTCGCCGATCCGCGCGGTGGTCTTGCCAGCCTCTTCCAGCGCCTCCAGCGCTTCCCTCGCGATCTCCCGGTGGTCATCCGCGGTGATCTGCGAATTGCTGGCGGAATCACGGTACTCACTCAGCAGACCGTTCAGCACCCGGTGGTAGTTCATGGTGGCCGCCAGCGGGGTGTTGATCTCATGCGCCAGGCCGGCTGTGAGGCGACCGAGGCTCGCCAGGCATTCGCTGGACACCAGCTGCTGGCTGGCTGGCCCGCAGCGCTTCTTCCGCCGTGCGGCGATCGGTGACGTCACGCTCCATACTCAGCATCATCCGCCGTCCCCCCACCTCGATCAGCGTCAGGTGCACTTCCACTGGGAACACTGACCGTCCTTGCGGCGGTGGTCGCATTCGAAGCGCACGTGATACGGAATCGAATTAAAGATTAGAGCTCAGGCAGCGGGGAGCCAATGGAAGCTGGTGAGGTTCGAGACGAGGGCGTGTTGCTGCATCAACTAGACACACCGCTGATCGAGTGGCTCGATCAGCGCCTGCAACGAAGGCCATGCCCGGTTCACCAAGCCCTCTTTGAGCGGGATCCAGAGATGTTCTGCCGGCATCAATTCCGGGGTGTAGGGCAAGGTGAAGACCAGCTGGACGCCTGAGGGCACGACCACCTTGGGACTACGGTGCCAACCCGCGTTGTCGACCACCACCACCAGCAGACGTTCGTCTGCTGGGTCAAAGCGGGCCTTGAACATGCTCAGCGCGGCATTGAACGACGCGATATCGACAGCGTCAAACCGCAGCACGTCCGTTCTCCCTGAGAACGGATGCACAAAGCCGTAGAGATAGGTCCATTCGAAGCCGTTGGCGTGGGGCGCGGTGGGCCGCACCCCACGCTTGGCCCAGCAGCGCCGCAACACGCTCTTCGTGCCGAGTCGTGCTTCATCTTGAAACCACAACTCGACCAGGCGATCTGGGTGAGCAGTCTTCAGCTCGTCGACGAGCGCCTGGATTTTTTTTTGTACGCTTCCTGTTGTGCTGCACTGGCCGCTTGGGGATGACGGGGACGCGGTTGCTGAACGGTATACGTGAGGAGACGGAGATCGTTCCAGCCGGTCGTGACATGCACCGGCTGGCCCAGCGTAGTCTCCATCCAGTCCGCGACCTTCTGGCTCGTCCATTTCCCCGCATCGTCTGGCGGTGACTGGAGGCGCAGCTCCAGCGCTGCACGCTGGAGCTCGTTGAGGAGAAAGGGACGGTGGGAGCGACCTGGACGACGGTCGGCCAGTCCGCCCTAGCCTTGAGTGTTGTACAGCGTGATGGTGCTCGCAAGCCACGCGGGACTTCGCTGGACGATGCGTGCCACGTCACCGCGTGTTCGTGGTTCGGGTTCGCTTAGGAGGAGCAGGGCGTGCCAGCGGGTGCGTTCGTGATTGTTCGGCGCCGTCTTGGAGCGCTGCCGGAGTTCTTCAACGCTCAGATGGGGCGTGATCGCTAAGGGTTTGATAGTTAGAGTTTAACTCAATTCCGTATGACGCTGCGCCTGAACCGTTGCCTGGAAGTCCGCCGAGCCGGACGCCTCAGCCCTGGCCCGGTCGGCGTCCGGGAGCATCACGTGGGTGCTGTGCCCAATCAGTTCCTCCGGCGTGTAGCCATTCATCGCGGCGGCCACCTGATTGCACTGCACAATTGGCATCTCGCCGTCAAACTCGATCAGCAGGATACCGTCTGGGGAGTGCTCGAACAGCGCCTGGAACGTCTGCTGGCTGGTGCGCAGCGCGTCCTCGGCGAGCGTACGGTCCGTCACGTCCCGCGAGTTGATGACCACCTCGCCAATGTACGGATCGCCCAGCAGGTTCGTCGCTGCGCCTTCCATCCAGCGCACGGTGCCGTCCTGCCGAACTGCCCGGAAGGTGGTGCGCTCCACGTGCCCTTCGCCGCCGGCCACCGTGCGCGCAACCACCCCCCGGATCTGCGCATGGTCCGCCGGGTCGACCGTGCCGAACACAGGCCGCCCGACCAGGTCTTCCGGTCGTCGGTCCAACAGCGTCAGCACCGACGGACTCTCATACATCACCACACCCTGAGAGTCCACCACCGTGATCAGGTCCGAGGCGTTCTGCACCAGCGAGCGAAACCGCCCTTCGCTCGCCGCCAGCCTGACTTCGCTCTCGCGGCGCTCGGTCACGTCGCGGGTGTTGCACACGATGCCCCGCACGGCCGGGTCGTGCAGTTGGGTGCTGGTGGTGGTCTCCACCCACAGCCACTGACCGCGGCTGTCCCGCTGACGGTACGTGCTCACCCGCACGTCCTCCGGGGTGCGTTTCAGCGCGTCCAAGTCCGCCTGCACGGCTGGCCAGTCGTCACGGTGCACGTGCTGGCTGACATGCAGCCCCATGACCTCTTCCGGCTCGACGTTATACAGGCGCTTCACCGCCGGGCTGACATACACGTAGTGCCCTTCCTCATCGAGCACCGTGAACATGTCGGCGCTGTTCTGCACCAACCCCCTGAATCTCCTCTCCGCCTGCCGCACCTGCGCTTCGGCTTGCTGGCGTTCACTGATGTCCTGAGTGATCGCCAGCAGGCACGGCAGCGCATTGATTTCCAAGCGCTCGTACGTGACGAGCGCTTCGAACAACTCGCCGCTGCGGCGGCACAGCGTCACCTGACGGTCACGGAGCGTCTGCTGGTCTTCCAGCTCGGTGATCAGCTGCTGCTGGTCCTCGGCCTTCGGCCACACGCCCAGGCTCAGCAGGGTGTGCCCGACCAGATCCGCACGGCCGTACCCCGTCAGCGCTTCGAACGCCGGGTTGACATCCAGCAGTTCACCCGTCGCTGCGACGCTGATGGTGATACCGACCGGGGTGGCTTCGAAGATCTTGGACAGCCGGTCTTTCAGGCTGACGCTGAGGAACGCCGCTTCCCGCTGCGCGGTGATGTCGAACATCACGCCACCCAGCGCCGTCAACCGCCCGTCCTGCATCACCGGCGTACTTACGTCGCGCACCCACACCGCTGCGCCCGAACGGCTGAGCAGCCGGTACTCCTGCCTGAAGGGCTGACCGACCGCCATGAATGCCGCCCTTTCGGTCCGCATCCGGACGACTGTGTCCGGGTGCAAGTGGGCCTCCCAGAACATCGGATCACCCATCCATTCGGAAGGGGTGTACCCCAGCATCGATTCCAGCCGGCTGCTGACGTACGTGCTGATGAGCGTCTCAGGATCCGTCTCCCACACCACCCCGTCGATCAGATCGATCAGCCCTTCGAGTCGCTGAACGCGTTCCTCAGCAGTCACCGGCACTCCCGGGAGAGCAACTTGGAGCGAACAGCACCAAACGCAACATGAAGAGAGGACGCACAAGGCCGCAGTGGACGAAAGCAACTCTGACAGAGCCGTGTCACCGGCTGAGCGTTCCTCTCTGGCAGTGTGAGGCATGCTGTCTGACGCTGTCGGGAGGCGTCAAGTTGCGGCTCCCTGGTTAAGTACATCCTTGCTAACATTTCAAGACTTCGTAGATAGTATTGCAGCTCTACGTGCTCTCCAGAGCGCATTTTTCTCGCTCTCATCCTGTTTCGATAATCTAAATCTTTACAAGGATGTACTTAGTTACGGACAGCTGAACGCCTGGTACGCCGTTGACTTCCTGAGCAGCGGCACCTTCTATACCACCGCGCAGAGCCATTGACACTGGACGAATGAGCCTCCTGAGGATGCTGGCTGGGACTGGCGCCTCGGTGAAGGGGGCGTTGGCAGTTCAACCATGCCGCAACAACGCAATCCCAACAGGAGTGCCGCCGTGATCACCCTGTCTGCTCAGATTCGGGCGCTGGTTCCCCTGGCGCTGGAGGCGATGATCTACAGCCATGAGGGGAGGGTGCCAGAACCGCGATGCTGGATGCGGCGCTCCAGCAGGGATGTGTGCTGAGCGGTGACCTGCTGACGCTGCTCGGTGACGTCGTCACTGGCCTGCAACTGTCCCCGGAACGGATGGCCGCGAATCTACAGCTGTCTGGAGGGCTGATCAACGCAGAGGCGGTGATGATGCAGTTGGGGCAGACGATCGGACGCGGGGAGGCGCACGAGCTGGTGCATCGTGCGCCTCGGGTCGTCGCGATCCAGGGCGGCGGGGTCGGCTTTCTGCACGTACTCTCGCAGGACCCACGGGTGCAGGCGGAATTGAGCGCGGAGGAACTCGCCCGCCTGCTGGATCCAGCCACCCATACCGGCCTGCGTGCCGTACTGGCGTACGAGACCAGCGAGCGCGCACGGCATGCACTGGCACATGCTCGGACGCAGCTGCGAGCAGAAGCGCCGAACAGCACGTCCTGAGCGCAGGGAATGAACACCCTGATCGGCGGAGGGCTGTGACCACTCCCTGGCACGCCCCCCGCCCAGCCCACGGTCTTTATCTCTCCGGCTGTGCAGACTTGTGTGAGACGTCCACGCCTATGCTTCAGCTATGAATGCCCTGCGCTGGAGTCTGCCTGCCCTGCTCCTCACCGCGTGTGGCAGCACCACCCTCCCCACCCAACCCGGCAGTTCAGTCCCGGTCGAGCACGCCCTCATGACGCCCCTCGCCCAACAGCTCTTGACGCTCACCAACACCGTGCGAGCAGCTGGCGTGACGTGCCAGGGCATCTCCTATCCAGCCGCCCTGCCTCTCCAAGAAGACCAGACCCTCACCGCCGCCGCCCAGCACCGCGCCGACGACCTGGCCGCCACCGAAGACTTCACCCACACCCCCGCCAACGGCAAAACCTACGTGTACTGGATCAACCAGGTCAACCTGCGAGCGGCGTTCGCTTACACCCACCTCGGCGAGAACCTCGGCATGGCCGACACCGTCACGCACATGATCGAGGTCTTCCAGGCCAGTCACACAGGCCACTGCGAGACGCAGTTCACCAACACCTATCAGGACGTCACCACGCATCAGTGGCTCCCTGGTTTCACGCGCATCGGCATTGGTGAGGCCGTTTCACCCACCAGCCACCAACACTACTGGGCGGTCCTCTTCGCCAACTGACCTGGCAGCAAAGAACCACCGGCGACTCCAAGAGGTAGCGTGTGGGTCCCCAGCGACGGGCCTGCAGGGACCGGCCGTTGTCTGCCCGCGGGCGCCTGCAGGCCTGTCAGCTGATGCCTGTTAAGCTGAACGCAGAAGCACCCTCCTGATGAGACTCCGAACGTACCTTCTCCGAAGCCAGGCCCCGCTGTGGGCCGTTCTGGTCCTGTTCGGCGCGGCGGAACTCGTCAGCACCCGCAGTAACCTGCTCGCCTCGCGTCAGGCCAGCCAGGCGCAGCAGGAACTCAGCGGCGCCCGGGCACTGATGAAAACCGTCGTCGATCTTGAAACCGGTGTGCGCGGGTACGTGATCACCGGCGACCCGGCGTTCCTCCAGCCGTACACCGAAGCCCGCACCCGGTTCGGCACGCAGATGGACGTCATGCAGGCCCTCGAGCTCGAGATCAGCGACGAGCTGACCCCCGCGCATCAGGCGCAGCTGCGCGCTATCAGCGATCTGCTGACCATCTGGTACCGCGAGGTGGCCAGCGTCGACATCAGGGGGCGGCAGGGTGACCCCGAGCGCGTCATCGCCCTCGAGAAGAGCGGCCGCGGCAAACACCTCATTGACGGCATCCGCGCGCAGGTCGACCAGTTTGAGCAGGCCGAAACCCGCCAGCTCACCGGGCTGACCGCCCGTGCGGCCGAGGCGTCCCTGATCAACGAGGTCGTGACCTTCACCGGCGCGCTCCTGGCGATCCTGGTGTCGGTACTCGGCAGCCGCCGCGTTGCCAGGACCCTCGGGGAGAACTTCGGCCAACTCGCCGACGCTGCCGGGACGCTCGCCAGCAGCGCGCCGGCCGAGCCGGTGACCGGCTTCCAGGTCACCGAAGCCGAGCGCCTCGCCGACAGCTTCAACCGCATGGCCGCCGACCTCGCCCGCACCTACCGCACCCTGAGCGAACAGAACCGGCTGCTGAACCTCCGGAACGCCGACGTGCGCGCTACCAGCGAACTCGCCGAGGCGCTGCAGACCTGCGCGACTGTCGACGAAAGCCACCACGTGCTCCGCAGTGCCCTGCCGCAGCTGTTCAGGGCGGTCAGCGGCACGCTCGCCACCATGAACGCCTCGAAGAACCTGATGGACACCCAGGTGCGCTGGGAGCAGGCAGGGCGTGAACCCGCTGTTCAGACGCCGGGCGTGGTGTTCGAACCGTCGGCCTGCTGGGCGATCCGCACCGGGCGCACGTACGACCCGCAGGGCCGCACGCTCGGCGCACCGTGCCTCGTGCCGGGTTCCCACGGCGAGCACCTGTGCCTGCCGCTCCTGGCGCATGGGGAGGTAATCGGCACGCTGCGCCTCCAGGACCTCCCCGAGGCCGCTGAAGACGCCGCGGCCCTGCGGGAGCTGGCCGTCACCGTCGCCGGCCAGATCGGCCTAGGCCTCTCGAACCTCCGCCTGCGCGAGACCCTCCGACATCAGAGCATCCGCGATCCCCTCACCGGCCTCTTCAACCGCCGGTACCTCGACGAGACCTTTGAACGCGAACTCCGCCGCGCCGAGCGGCAGGGTGCGCCGCTGAGCGTGATGATGCTCGATGTCGACCACTTCAAGCGCTTCAACGACACGCACGGCCACGACGCCGGCGACGCGGTCCTCATCACCCTCGGTCGGCTCCTGCAAGATCAGTTCCGCCGGGAGGACATCGTCTGC
The Deinococcus ruber DNA segment above includes these coding regions:
- a CDS encoding transposase, whose product is MVTLSQQRSNLLNQQLVALETALHALVDADPPLTQQRQLLCSVPGFAFTSALTILTETAGFHRLETGAEISAAAGMDPSPHQSGA
- a CDS encoding sensor histidine kinase; translated protein: MTSPIAARRKKRCGPASQQLVSSECLASLGRLTAGLAHEINTPLAATMNYHRVLNGLLSEYRDSASNSQITADDHREIAREALEALEEAGKTTARIGEFIRQMRGHTRNSASGTSTFDVFRLASDTLAMVAHEARSAGVALELEQPRNAVVLTGDPGRFTQVLTNVVINAIHACEGQPGRGRVLVRLSGTDPLRVEVEDNGHGMSPEVMARIFEPMFTTKGVGKGTGLGLSIIHDIMESQFGGQITVQSQPERGRTFTAIFPASGATERGAAHGP
- a CDS encoding IS630 family transposase; translation: MQALVDELKTAHPDRLVELWFQDEARLGTKSVLRRCWAKRGVRPTAPHANGFEWTYLYGFVHPFSGRTDVLRFDAVDIASFNAALSMFKARFDPADERLLVVVVDNAGWHRSPKVVVPSGVQLVFTLPYTPELMPAEHLWIPLKEGLVNRAWPSLQALIEPLDQRCV
- a CDS encoding PAS domain-containing protein, whose protein sequence is MTAEERVQRLEGLIDLIDGVVWETDPETLISTYVSSRLESMLGYTPSEWMGDPMFWEAHLHPDTVVRMRTERAAFMAVGQPFRQEYRLLSRSGAAVWVRDVSTPVMQDGRLTALGGVMFDITAQREAAFLSVSLKDRLSKIFEATPVGITISVAATGELLDVNPAFEALTGYGRADLVGHTLLSLGVWPKAEDQQQLITELEDQQTLRDRQVTLCRRSGELFEALVTYERLEINALPCLLAITQDISERQQAEAQVRQAERRFRGLVQNSADMFTVLDEEGHYVYVSPAVKRLYNVEPEEVMGLHVSQHVHRDDWPAVQADLDALKRTPEDVRVSTYRQRDSRGQWLWVETTTSTQLHDPAVRGIVCNTRDVTERRESEVRLAASEGRFRSLVQNASDLITVVDSQGVVMYESPSVLTLLDRRPEDLVGRPVFGTVDPADHAQIRGVVARTVAGGEGHVERTTFRAVRQDGTVRWMEGAATNLLGDPYIGEVVINSRDVTDRTLAEDALRTSQQTFQALFEHSPDGILLIEFDGEMPIVQCNQVAAAMNGYTPEELIGHSTHVMLPDADRARAEASGSADFQATVQAQRHTELS
- a CDS encoding CAP domain-containing protein, which gives rise to MNALRWSLPALLLTACGSTTLPTQPGSSVPVEHALMTPLAQQLLTLTNTVRAAGVTCQGISYPAALPLQEDQTLTAAAQHRADDLAATEDFTHTPANGKTYVYWINQVNLRAAFAYTHLGENLGMADTVTHMIEVFQASHTGHCETQFTNTYQDVTTHQWLPGFTRIGIGEAVSPTSHQHYWAVLFAN
- a CDS encoding sensor domain-containing diguanylate cyclase, producing MRLRTYLLRSQAPLWAVLVLFGAAELVSTRSNLLASRQASQAQQELSGARALMKTVVDLETGVRGYVITGDPAFLQPYTEARTRFGTQMDVMQALELEISDELTPAHQAQLRAISDLLTIWYREVASVDIRGRQGDPERVIALEKSGRGKHLIDGIRAQVDQFEQAETRQLTGLTARAAEASLINEVVTFTGALLAILVSVLGSRRVARTLGENFGQLADAAGTLASSAPAEPVTGFQVTEAERLADSFNRMAADLARTYRTLSEQNRLLNLRNADVRATSELAEALQTCATVDESHHVLRSALPQLFRAVSGTLATMNASKNLMDTQVRWEQAGREPAVQTPGVVFEPSACWAIRTGRTYDPQGRTLGAPCLVPGSHGEHLCLPLLAHGEVIGTLRLQDLPEAAEDAAALRELAVTVAGQIGLGLSNLRLRETLRHQSIRDPLTGLFNRRYLDETFERELRRAERQGAPLSVMMLDVDHFKRFNDTHGHDAGDAVLITLGRLLQDQFRREDIVCRYGGEEFAVLMEGASLREGLARAERLRIAAAELPLDFQGRPLGHLTLSIGVTAYPEGGKDTAALTRQADRALYRAKHEGRNCVIAGEAQTEA